The window ATCATTTCGGGCTGAAACCGTTCGAGCGTATTAAGTCTGGCTTCCAGCTTGTCCTGGGATTGTTTCAGATAAGATTGTAAATCTTCGAAGCTGATCAGTTTATCTTTGTGGTCCAGAGCAATTTCTCCTCTGTTGTAGAATGAAAATTTCTCACTGTCCCAGACAGATTCTTCACCCAGAATATTCAGTAAAGGATTTCTGATGTAGATTAAATGTCCAAGGATCCAGTTCATACAATTGGCTTCACCATTGGGGAAAACCGTAGATTCTTCATGGGTTATGCCTTCAGTATTTGCCGTAATCACATAATAGGTACTGGCGACCTGATTTTTTATGATTTCTATATCGTTTGATTGTGTTTCCATATGAGCTGTGTTTGTGTGACGATGATTATTCTGAAGGCATCTGAGAGGCATCTCCATGCATTACTTCCCACTGGTGGCCGTTGAGATCTGCAAAGCTGTTTTGATACATCCAGCCGTAATCTACGGGGTCACTGTATTTCGATCCTCCGTTTTCGACCGCTGTTTTTACCATATGATCTACTTCTTCACGGCTGCTGACACCTATAGCAAGAAGTACCTGCGTAGTTTCTCCTTTCGCAAAAGGTCTGTTGGTAAAAGTCTGGAAGAAATCTTCTTTAAGGAACATGGTATAGATATGATCTTTTTTCATCACCACACATATGGCCTTATCATTCGAAAACTGCTCATTGATGGAAAAGCCAAGCCTCGTCCAGAATTCCCTGGTTTTTTGTACGTCTTTTACGGGTAAATTGACGTAGATACCGGTAATATTCATTTCGTAAATTTTGGTGTGATTTTTTAGTATTAAATTATTGCGTAGGCATTTGAGTCATGTCTGCAAAAGTAATGTTCCAGGCATGCCCGTCCGGATCCCAGAAAGAATTCTGATACATCCATCCGTAATCTTCAGGCTCTTCATGCTGCCATGCTCCGTTTTCTACCGCTGTATTAACTACTTTATCCACTTCTTCACGGCTGTTTAAGCCTACTGCAACAATGACCTGGCTGGTATTTTCTTTGGCAACAGGTTTGCTGGTAAAGGTCATAAAATAATCTTCCTGCAAAAACATCACATAGATGGTATCATTTAAAACAACACAGGCTGCTCTGTCATCAGAGAACTGTTCATTAATCGGAAAACCTAACTTCGTCCAGAATTCTTTAGTTTTCTGTACATCTTTTACCGGAAGGTTGACATAAATTTGGTTGACTTTCATTTTTTGTAATTTTAGCGTTAAACTGTACTCCAAAATTACCAAGGTGCCATGAAAATCAACTTGCCATAGGGCAAGATTTAATTTTTCTTAGGATGGGAAACGATTTCTTTACGGATGCGGCTCAGAGAAGTATCTGTAACGCCCAGATAAGAAGCAATTTGCTTGAGCGGTGCAAATTGTATGACCTTAGATTTCTGTTCCAGCAGATTAAGATATCTTCTGGTTGCTGAAAGAGTGAACATTTCTACAGACCTCTGTTTATAGGCAAATAGTTCCTGGGACATCCATGATCTTCCCCATTCCCTAAGGTTGGGGATTTTATGGAACAGCTCCTGAAAGGTGTCATAATCCAGTCTCCAGCATTCACAATCTGTAATACATACGATATTTTCCTGGGACGGAACTCTTTGAAACATGGATAAAACTTCAATAATCACTTCATTTTCTACGAAAAAATGAGTGGTTACTTCATTTCCGTTGAAATCATTAACGTAGGAGCGTGCTAATCCGCTTTCTAAAATATAATATTCATTGGCTGTTTTTCCTTCTTCAAGAATAAAATCTCCTTTCTGGAATGATCTTTTTTCGTGGGCCTGGAATATTTCAGCAAGCTCTTCAGGGAAAAAGAAGGGAAAATCATAACATATTTCAAGGGCCTGATTCGTCATTTGGTCAATTTTTTTTAAGTTTT of the Chryseobacterium aureum genome contains:
- a CDS encoding protein kinase family protein; this translates as METQSNDIEIIKNQVASTYYVITANTEGITHEESTVFPNGEANCMNWILGHLIYIRNPLLNILGEESVWDSEKFSFYNRGEIALDHKDKLISFEDLQSYLKQSQDKLEARLNTLERFQPEMIKDIATLSLHEIYHSGQLGYLRRILGKPGAIK
- a CDS encoding VOC family protein translates to MKVNQIYVNLPVKDVQKTKEFWTKLGFPINEQFSDDRAACVVLNDTIYVMFLQEDYFMTFTSKPVAKENTSQVIVAVGLNSREEVDKVVNTAVENGAWQHEEPEDYGWMYQNSFWDPDGHAWNITFADMTQMPTQ
- a CDS encoding VOC family protein, with product MNITGIYVNLPVKDVQKTREFWTRLGFSINEQFSNDKAICVVMKKDHIYTMFLKEDFFQTFTNRPFAKGETTQVLLAIGVSSREEVDHMVKTAVENGGSKYSDPVDYGWMYQNSFADLNGHQWEVMHGDASQMPSE
- a CDS encoding Crp/Fnr family transcriptional regulator produces the protein MTNQALEICYDFPFFFPEELAEIFQAHEKRSFQKGDFILEEGKTANEYYILESGLARSYVNDFNGNEVTTHFFVENEVIIEVLSMFQRVPSQENIVCITDCECWRLDYDTFQELFHKIPNLREWGRSWMSQELFAYKQRSVEMFTLSATRRYLNLLEQKSKVIQFAPLKQIASYLGVTDTSLSRIRKEIVSHPKKN